Proteins co-encoded in one Pseudophryne corroboree isolate aPseCor3 chromosome 1, aPseCor3.hap2, whole genome shotgun sequence genomic window:
- the LOC134908949 gene encoding perilipin-3-like isoform X2, producing the protein MSINAADNAEPVIAVREQQNVVERVINLPLVSSACGVVSAAYSSTKDSHPYIHNVCDVAEKGAKTLTEVAVTGSKPLISRLEPQIATANELACKGLDKLESTLPILQQPTEKVVSDTKGLITGARDTVVAVVTNTVTGARDTVTGAVSGILGLATGAVQGSVDVTRSVVSSVMDTHVGQFVTSSLDTVLGKSEEWVDHYLPMTDDELAALAATVEGFEVAPLQQQKEQQSYYVRLGSLSSRVRHRAYQHSLGKVDTVKQSVHGGQEKLHQFWLDWSRKQPGAENEETGYEEQPLDSRVLTMTRAMTKQLQTTCFALVSGAQGLPLNIQERMQQLQQNAQDLHSSFSSARSLGDISAGILVQSREQASKVHDYVNELFNYVLANTPLTWLVGPFAPQIIEHPETPEEEPDNATK; encoded by the exons AATGTAGTGGAACGTGTCATCAACCTACCGCTAGTCAGCTCAGCATGTGGTGTGGTCAGTGCTGCTTACAGCTCTACTAAGGATAGTCACCCCTACATCCATAATGTATGTGATGTCGCAGAGAAGGGGGCGAAGACCTTGACTGAGGTTGCAGTAACTGGATCAAAGCCTCTTATAAGCAGACTGGAGCCACAGA TCGCAACTGCTAATGAACTTGCTTGTAAAGGACTGGACAAACTGGAATCCACACTCCCTATTCTTCAACAGCCCACTGAGAAG GTTGTATCTGACACAAAGGGTTTGATAACAGGTGCACGTGATACAGTAGTTGCAGTGGTCACAAACACTGTGACAGGTGCTCGTGATACTGTAACAGGTGCTGTGTCTGGAATTCTGGGCTTGGCTACAGGTGCTGTTCAGGGCAGTGTGGATGTGACCCGGTCAGTAGTCTCATCAGTGATGGACACACATGTAGGTCAGTTTGTGACCAGCAGTCTGGATACAGTACTAGGAAAGTCTGAGGAGTGGGTTGATCACTACCTTCCAATGACTGATGATGAGCTAG CTGCACTTGCTGCAACTGTAGAAGGATTTGAAGTGGCTCCACTGCAACAACAGAAAGAACAACAAAGTTACTATGTCCGTCTGGGTTCTCTATCCTCTCGAGTACGTCACCGTGCCTACCAGCATTCTCTGGGGAAG GTGGATACTGTAAAACAGAGCGTTCATGGTGGACAAGAAAAACTACACCAGTTCTGGCTGGATTGGAGTCGCAAGCAACCAGGAGCTGAAAATGAGGAGACAGGATATGAGGAACAG CCTCTGGACTCTCGGGTGCTTACAATGACTCGTGCAATGACCAAGCAATTGCAGACTACTTGCTTTGCTCTGGTATCTGGTGCACAAGGCCTGCCATTAAACATTCAGGAACGCATGCAGCAGCTACAACAAAATGCTCAGGACCTACACTCTTCTTTCTCCTCTGCTCGGTCACTTGGAGACATTTCTGCAGGCATCTTGGTACAGAGCCGGGAGCAAGCGTCAAAGGTCCATGATTATGTGAATGAGCTCTTCAACTATGTTTTGGCCAACACTCCCCTGACCTGGTTGGTAGGACCTTTTGCCCCTCAAATTATTGAACATCCAGAAACTCCTGAGGAGGAACCGGACAATGCCACTAAGTGA
- the LOC134908949 gene encoding perilipin-3-like isoform X1, with translation MSINAADNAEPVIAVREQQNVVERVINLPLVSSACGVVSAAYSSTKDSHPYIHNVCDVAEKGAKTLTEVAVTGSKPLISRLEPQIATANELACKGLDKLESTLPILQQPTEKVVSDTKGLITGARDTVVAVVTNTVTGARDTVTGAVSGILGLATGAVQGSVDVTRSVVSSVMDTHVGQFVTSSLDTVLGKSEEWVDHYLPMTDDELAALAATVEGFEVAPLQQQKEQQSYYVRLGSLSSRVRHRAYQHSLGKVRSAQISTMETLAQLHQTIDLVDTVKQSVHGGQEKLHQFWLDWSRKQPGAENEETGYEEQPLDSRVLTMTRAMTKQLQTTCFALVSGAQGLPLNIQERMQQLQQNAQDLHSSFSSARSLGDISAGILVQSREQASKVHDYVNELFNYVLANTPLTWLVGPFAPQIIEHPETPEEEPDNATK, from the exons AATGTAGTGGAACGTGTCATCAACCTACCGCTAGTCAGCTCAGCATGTGGTGTGGTCAGTGCTGCTTACAGCTCTACTAAGGATAGTCACCCCTACATCCATAATGTATGTGATGTCGCAGAGAAGGGGGCGAAGACCTTGACTGAGGTTGCAGTAACTGGATCAAAGCCTCTTATAAGCAGACTGGAGCCACAGA TCGCAACTGCTAATGAACTTGCTTGTAAAGGACTGGACAAACTGGAATCCACACTCCCTATTCTTCAACAGCCCACTGAGAAG GTTGTATCTGACACAAAGGGTTTGATAACAGGTGCACGTGATACAGTAGTTGCAGTGGTCACAAACACTGTGACAGGTGCTCGTGATACTGTAACAGGTGCTGTGTCTGGAATTCTGGGCTTGGCTACAGGTGCTGTTCAGGGCAGTGTGGATGTGACCCGGTCAGTAGTCTCATCAGTGATGGACACACATGTAGGTCAGTTTGTGACCAGCAGTCTGGATACAGTACTAGGAAAGTCTGAGGAGTGGGTTGATCACTACCTTCCAATGACTGATGATGAGCTAG CTGCACTTGCTGCAACTGTAGAAGGATTTGAAGTGGCTCCACTGCAACAACAGAAAGAACAACAAAGTTACTATGTCCGTCTGGGTTCTCTATCCTCTCGAGTACGTCACCGTGCCTACCAGCATTCTCTGGGGAAGGTGAGAAGTGCCCAGATCAGCACTATGGAGACTCTAGCACAGCTGCACCAAACTATTGATCTG GTGGATACTGTAAAACAGAGCGTTCATGGTGGACAAGAAAAACTACACCAGTTCTGGCTGGATTGGAGTCGCAAGCAACCAGGAGCTGAAAATGAGGAGACAGGATATGAGGAACAG CCTCTGGACTCTCGGGTGCTTACAATGACTCGTGCAATGACCAAGCAATTGCAGACTACTTGCTTTGCTCTGGTATCTGGTGCACAAGGCCTGCCATTAAACATTCAGGAACGCATGCAGCAGCTACAACAAAATGCTCAGGACCTACACTCTTCTTTCTCCTCTGCTCGGTCACTTGGAGACATTTCTGCAGGCATCTTGGTACAGAGCCGGGAGCAAGCGTCAAAGGTCCATGATTATGTGAATGAGCTCTTCAACTATGTTTTGGCCAACACTCCCCTGACCTGGTTGGTAGGACCTTTTGCCCCTCAAATTATTGAACATCCAGAAACTCCTGAGGAGGAACCGGACAATGCCACTAAGTGA